Proteins from a genomic interval of Streptomyces sp. NBC_00820:
- a CDS encoding 2-oxoacid:acceptor oxidoreductase subunit alpha, which produces MTSQVSRTAEHTDGTVVAEQRKPGGAKDVRRLNRVIIRFAGDSGDGMQLTGDRFTSETATFGNDLSTLPNFPAEIRAPAGTLPGVSSFQLHFADHDILTPGDAPNVLVAMNPAALKANVGDLPRGAEIIVNTDEFTKRALQKVGYEKSPLEDGSLDGYNLHPVPLTTLTVQALKEFDLSRKEAERSKNMFALGLLSWMYHRPTEGTEKFLAGKFAKKPDIAAANIAAFRAGWNFGETTEDFAVSYEIAPAAKAFPPGVYRNISGNLALSYGLVAASRQADLPLFLGSYPITPASDILHELSKHKNFGVRTFQAEDEIAGVGAALGAAFGGSLAVTTTSGPGVALKSETIGLAVSLELPLLVIDIQRGGPSTGLPTKTEQADLLQAMYGRNGEAPVPVVAPKTPGDCFDAALEAARIALTYRTPVFLLSDGYLANGSEPWRIPDLEDLPDLRVRFAQGPNHTLEDGTEVFWPYKRDPHTLARPWAVPGTPGLEHRIGGIEKQDGSGNISYDPANHDFMVRTRQAKIDGIEVPDLEVDDPHGARTLVLGWGSTYGPITAAVRRLRTAGESIAQAHLRHLNPFPANLGEVLKGYDRVIVPEMNLGQLATLVRARYLVDARSYNQVNGMPFKAEQLATALKEAIDD; this is translated from the coding sequence GTGACCAGCCAGGTCAGCAGGACAGCGGAGCACACCGACGGAACCGTCGTGGCAGAGCAGCGCAAACCGGGCGGAGCCAAGGACGTGCGGCGCCTGAACCGGGTGATCATCCGGTTCGCGGGGGACTCGGGCGACGGCATGCAGCTCACCGGTGACCGGTTCACCTCGGAGACCGCGACCTTCGGCAACGACCTCTCCACGCTGCCGAACTTCCCCGCCGAGATCCGCGCCCCCGCCGGCACCCTGCCGGGCGTCTCCTCGTTCCAGCTCCATTTCGCCGACCACGACATCCTCACCCCGGGCGACGCGCCGAACGTACTGGTCGCGATGAACCCGGCCGCCCTGAAGGCCAACGTCGGCGACCTGCCGCGCGGCGCCGAGATCATCGTCAACACGGACGAGTTCACCAAGCGCGCCCTGCAGAAGGTGGGGTACGAGAAGTCCCCGCTGGAGGACGGCTCACTGGACGGCTACAACCTCCACCCGGTGCCGCTGACCACCCTGACCGTGCAGGCGCTGAAGGAGTTCGACCTCTCCCGCAAGGAGGCCGAGCGCAGCAAGAACATGTTCGCCCTGGGCCTGCTGAGCTGGATGTACCACCGGCCGACCGAGGGCACCGAGAAGTTCCTGGCCGGCAAGTTCGCCAAGAAGCCGGACATCGCGGCGGCCAACATCGCCGCCTTCCGCGCGGGCTGGAACTTCGGCGAGACCACGGAGGACTTCGCGGTCTCCTACGAGATCGCGCCCGCCGCGAAGGCGTTCCCGCCGGGCGTCTACCGCAACATCTCCGGGAACCTGGCCCTGTCCTACGGCCTGGTGGCCGCCTCCCGGCAGGCGGATCTGCCGCTGTTCCTGGGCTCGTACCCGATCACCCCGGCCTCGGACATCCTGCACGAGCTGAGCAAGCACAAGAACTTCGGCGTGCGGACCTTCCAGGCGGAGGACGAGATCGCGGGCGTCGGCGCGGCCCTGGGCGCGGCGTTCGGCGGCTCCCTCGCGGTCACGACCACGTCCGGTCCGGGTGTGGCGCTGAAGTCGGAGACCATCGGCCTCGCGGTCTCCCTGGAGCTTCCGCTGCTGGTCATCGATATCCAGCGCGGTGGCCCGTCGACGGGTCTGCCGACCAAGACCGAGCAGGCGGACCTGCTCCAGGCGATGTACGGCCGCAACGGCGAGGCGCCGGTTCCGGTGGTCGCGCCGAAGACCCCGGGGGACTGCTTCGACGCCGCCCTGGAGGCCGCGCGGATCGCGCTGACCTACCGCACGCCCGTCTTCCTGCTCTCCGACGGCTATCTGGCCAACGGCTCCGAGCCGTGGCGCATCCCGGACCTGGAGGACCTGCCCGACCTGCGCGTGCGGTTCGCGCAGGGCCCGAACCACACGCTGGAGGACGGCACCGAGGTCTTCTGGCCGTACAAGCGGGACCCGCACACGCTGGCCCGCCCGTGGGCGGTCCCGGGCACACCGGGCCTGGAGCACCGCATCGGCGGCATCGAGAAGCAGGACGGCTCGGGGAACATCTCCTACGATCCGGCCAACCACGACTTCATGGTCCGCACCCGCCAGGCCAAGATCGACGGCATCGAGGTCCCGGACCTGGAGGTCGACGACCCGCACGGCGCGAGGACGCTGGTCCTCGGCTGGGGCTCGACCTACGGACCGATCACGGCGGCGGTACGACGGCTGCGCACGGCCGGCGAGTCCATCGCGCAGGCCCATCTGCGCCACCTCAACCCCTTCCCGGCCAACCTCGGCGAGGTCCTGAAGGGCTACGACAGGGTGATCGTCCCCGAGATGAACCTCGGGCAGCTCGCCACTCTGGTCCGGGCGAGGTACCTGGTCGACGCCCGCTCGTACAACCAGGTCAACGGCATGCCGTTCAAGGCGGAACAGCTCGCCACCGCGCTCAAGGAGGCCATCGATGACTGA
- a CDS encoding thiamine pyrophosphate-dependent enzyme: MTDATNGLLQLVPKAEAKQSMKDFKSDQEVRWCPGCGDYAILAAVQGFMPELGLAKENIVFVSGIGCSSRFPYYMNTYGMHSIHGRAPAIATGLASSRRDLSVWVVTGDGDALSIGGNHLIHALRRNVNLKILLFNNRIYGLTKGQYSPTSEVGKITKSTPMGSLDAPFNPVSLAIGSEASFVARTIDSDRRHLTDVLRAAADHPGTALIEIYQNCNIFNDGAFDALKDNQRAEEALIRLEHGRPIRFGADGSRGVVRDRRTGELTVVTVTPENEADVLVHDAHSTSPTTAFALSRLADPDTLHHTPIGVFRSVERPVYDTQMADQLDSAVEQQGKGDLGTLLAGGDTWTVIG, translated from the coding sequence ATGACTGACGCCACCAACGGGCTGCTGCAGCTGGTCCCCAAGGCCGAGGCCAAGCAGTCGATGAAGGACTTCAAGTCCGACCAGGAGGTGCGCTGGTGCCCGGGCTGCGGTGACTACGCGATCCTGGCGGCCGTCCAGGGCTTCATGCCGGAGCTGGGGCTGGCGAAGGAGAACATCGTCTTCGTCTCGGGCATCGGCTGCTCCTCCCGCTTCCCGTACTACATGAACACCTACGGGATGCACTCCATCCACGGCCGCGCCCCCGCCATCGCCACCGGACTCGCGTCCTCCCGGCGGGACCTGAGCGTCTGGGTCGTCACCGGTGACGGTGACGCCCTCTCGATCGGCGGCAACCACCTGATCCACGCCCTGCGCCGGAACGTGAACCTCAAGATCCTGCTGTTCAACAACCGGATCTACGGCCTGACCAAGGGGCAGTACTCCCCGACCTCCGAGGTCGGCAAGATCACCAAGTCGACGCCGATGGGCTCGCTGGACGCGCCCTTCAACCCGGTGTCACTGGCGATCGGCTCGGAGGCGTCCTTCGTCGCCCGCACGATCGACTCCGACCGCAGGCACCTCACCGACGTGCTCCGCGCGGCCGCCGACCACCCGGGCACGGCGCTGATCGAGATCTACCAGAACTGCAACATCTTCAACGACGGCGCCTTCGACGCCCTCAAGGACAACCAGCGGGCCGAGGAGGCGCTGATCCGGCTGGAGCACGGCCGGCCGATCCGCTTCGGCGCCGACGGCTCGCGCGGTGTCGTACGGGACCGGCGCACCGGGGAGCTGACGGTGGTGACCGTGACGCCGGAGAACGAGGCCGACGTCCTGGTCCACGACGCGCACTCGACGTCCCCGACCACCGCCTTCGCGCTCTCCCGGCTGGCGGACCCGGACACCCTGCACCACACGCCGATCGGTGTGTTCCGCTCCGTCGAGCGGCCGGTCTACGACACGCAGATGGCCGACCAGCTCGACAGCGCCGTCGAGCAGCAGGGCAAGGGCGACCTGGGCACGCTGCTGGCGGGCGGGGACACCTGGACGGTCATCGGCTGA
- a CDS encoding tetratricopeptide repeat protein, with amino-acid sequence MSRLSFEKKRAQGPVARRAAVRVRVSGTGGASMDGTAVAAAPGEDIQQTVLNHLHRLAISLGAPVSATIHDDRTGCVVPLEVATDGSSRVTGAPVRLTPPAAPRGPAVPRTPAVPRASVEPSTPVAPSALAVSSVPVAPGTVQAPTGVFGPAPVMDSVRDSGAVRQTGITPIAFPEPEAAPVPNPAPTPPRGFDAIAEEVLGDEPVTETVEGAELLAGPMARINEAVREGRIEVAAELAERAVAEASAVLGDRHREVLHLRELTAYIAYLAGDPARAFRLSLDTARGRREVRDAEAAYGNVRSAATAWRAVRDPEEGLRMGRELIGLWTELTAEPGPAADDPRPLESARTRMVRLTDRAGRAAAQA; translated from the coding sequence ATGTCTCGACTCAGCTTCGAGAAGAAGCGGGCACAGGGGCCCGTGGCACGCAGGGCGGCGGTGCGCGTCCGGGTGTCCGGCACGGGCGGTGCGTCGATGGACGGGACGGCGGTCGCGGCGGCGCCGGGCGAGGACATCCAGCAGACCGTGCTGAACCACCTCCACCGCCTCGCCATCAGCCTCGGGGCACCTGTGAGCGCCACGATCCACGACGACCGCACCGGCTGTGTGGTTCCGCTGGAGGTCGCGACCGACGGCTCCAGCCGCGTGACGGGGGCCCCGGTGCGGCTGACTCCGCCGGCGGCGCCGCGCGGTCCGGCGGTGCCGCGTACCCCTGCGGTGCCGCGCGCTTCCGTGGAGCCGAGTACTCCGGTGGCGCCGAGCGCCCTGGCTGTGTCGAGCGTTCCGGTCGCACCGGGTACGGTGCAGGCGCCGACCGGGGTGTTCGGGCCTGCCCCCGTCATGGATTCCGTACGCGACTCCGGGGCCGTCCGGCAGACCGGGATCACGCCGATCGCCTTCCCGGAGCCCGAGGCCGCCCCCGTCCCGAACCCCGCCCCCACCCCGCCCCGCGGGTTCGACGCCATCGCCGAAGAGGTGCTCGGGGACGAGCCGGTGACCGAGACGGTGGAGGGGGCCGAGCTGCTGGCCGGGCCGATGGCGCGGATCAACGAGGCGGTCCGGGAGGGCCGTATCGAGGTGGCGGCGGAACTCGCCGAGCGTGCGGTCGCCGAGGCGTCCGCAGTGCTGGGGGATCGGCACCGCGAGGTGCTGCACCTGCGGGAACTGACCGCCTACATCGCCTACCTGGCCGGGGATCCGGCCCGTGCGTTCCGGCTCTCCCTGGACACGGCCCGCGGGCGCCGCGAGGTGCGGGACGCGGAGGCCGCCTACGGCAATGTGCGCAGCGCGGCCACCGCCTGGCGTGCGGTACGGGACCCCGAGGAGGGGTTGCGGATGGGGCGCGAGCTGATCGGCCTGTGGACCGAGCTGACGGCGGAGCCCGGACCCGCGGCCGACGACCCGCGCCCGCTGGAGTCGGCGCGCACCCGCATGGTCCGCCTCACCGACCGCGCGGGCCGGGCCGCCGCCCAGGCGTGA
- a CDS encoding flavodoxin family protein — protein MSRRFLFVLGSARSEGNTEILARAAAEQLPGDVEQQWIRLAELALPDFTDLRHDSDHVRPEADTPAGVLLDATLAATDIVIASPLYWYSVSGLTKHYLDHWSAWLRTPGVDFKAAMAGRTLWGVSAMADREPSVSDPLVGTLNNSAAYLGMRFGGVLLGNGSAPGDVLKDTEALTRAKTFFAQDAPLARFPYQAG, from the coding sequence ATGAGCCGCCGTTTCCTCTTCGTCCTGGGCAGCGCCCGCAGCGAAGGAAACACCGAGATCCTGGCCCGCGCCGCCGCCGAGCAGCTGCCTGGTGACGTGGAGCAGCAGTGGATCCGGCTGGCCGAGCTCGCGCTTCCGGACTTCACGGATCTGCGGCACGACAGCGATCACGTGCGGCCGGAGGCGGACACACCGGCCGGCGTGCTGCTGGACGCCACCCTCGCGGCCACGGACATCGTGATCGCCTCACCCCTGTACTGGTACTCGGTGTCGGGCCTCACCAAGCACTACCTGGACCACTGGTCCGCCTGGCTGCGCACCCCGGGCGTGGACTTCAAGGCGGCCATGGCGGGGCGGACGCTGTGGGGCGTGTCGGCCATGGCGGACCGGGAACCGTCGGTCTCCGACCCGCTCGTCGGCACCCTCAACAACTCGGCCGCCTACCTGGGGATGCGCTTCGGCGGGGTGCTGCTCGGCAACGGCAGCGCGCCCGGAGACGTACTGAAGGACACCGAGGCGCTGACGCGGGCGAAGACGTTCTTCGCGCAGGACGCGCCGCTCGCGCGCTTCCCGTACCAGGCCGGCTGA
- a CDS encoding ABC transporter permease produces the protein MSRAERPYALDGPGPGRGPGPGRGPSSASGTGLGPGPGSGPDRSPGRRSPLWTFGLLRSELTTTLRRWRTLALLGVLAAVPVLVGIAVRIETRDGSTAGRGGGEGPAFIAQITNNGLFLVFTALAATLPFFLPMAVGVVAGDAIAGEAGTGTLRYLLVAPAGRTRLLLAKYTTVVAFCVLATLVVAGSALAVGALLFPLGDLTTISGTRISFAEGLGRALLIALVVAASLIGVAALGLFVSTLTNSGIAAMATTVGLVITVQILDQIPQLHALQPYFFSHYWLSFADLMRDPVYWDDLTKNLGLQALYAAVFGSAAWARFTTKDINA, from the coding sequence ATGTCGCGGGCTGAGCGGCCGTACGCACTGGACGGCCCTGGTCCCGGCCGCGGCCCCGGGCCCGGCCGCGGACCGTCCTCCGCGTCCGGCACCGGCCTCGGACCGGGACCCGGATCCGGTCCCGACCGCTCTCCCGGACGCCGGAGCCCGCTGTGGACCTTCGGGCTGCTGCGCAGCGAGCTGACCACCACCCTCCGCCGCTGGCGCACGCTCGCGCTGCTCGGCGTGCTGGCCGCGGTGCCGGTGCTGGTCGGGATCGCGGTGCGGATCGAGACGCGGGACGGCTCGACGGCGGGCCGGGGCGGCGGTGAGGGCCCGGCCTTCATCGCGCAGATCACCAACAACGGGCTGTTCCTGGTGTTCACGGCGCTGGCCGCGACCCTTCCGTTCTTCCTGCCGATGGCGGTCGGCGTGGTCGCCGGCGACGCGATCGCGGGCGAGGCGGGCACCGGGACCCTGCGCTATCTGCTGGTCGCCCCGGCCGGCCGGACCCGGCTGCTGCTCGCCAAGTACACGACCGTCGTGGCCTTCTGCGTGCTGGCCACCCTGGTCGTCGCCGGCTCCGCGCTGGCCGTAGGCGCGCTGCTGTTCCCGCTCGGCGACCTGACCACCATCTCCGGCACCCGGATCAGCTTCGCCGAGGGGCTGGGCCGGGCGCTGCTGATCGCCCTGGTCGTGGCCGCCTCACTGATCGGCGTGGCGGCCCTCGGCCTGTTCGTGTCCACCCTGACCAACAGCGGCATCGCGGCGATGGCGACCACGGTGGGCCTGGTCATCACCGTCCAGATCCTCGACCAGATACCGCAACTGCACGCGCTCCAGCCGTACTTCTTCTCCCACTACTGGCTGTCCTTCGCCGACCTGATGCGCGATCCGGTCTACTGGGACGACCTGACGAAGAACCTCGGTCTCCAGGCGCTGTACGCCGCGGTGTTCGGCTCGGCGGCCTGGGCGAGATTCACGACGAAGGACATCAACGCGTAG
- a CDS encoding ABC transporter ATP-binding protein, translating to MDAPSATERDPGDPGDPADAGDAPGAVIATHGLTKRYRGGQLAVDGLDLTVPAGSVFGFLGPNGSGKTTTIRMLMGLITPTAGTAHVLGRPMPRSVRTVLPEVGALIEGPALYGFLSGRDNLLRYDSADPTADPRTRRARVAAALERVGLAAAAGKKARAYSLGMKQRLGLAAALLQPRRLLVLDEPTNGLDPQGMREIRTLVRELASDGTTVFLSSHLLDEIEQVCTDVAVMTQGRLVAQGPVAGLAAGARGRLVVTTPDPGDAARVLKEQGIGDVTVDGDRVFGEPPARDLAEVNAALVTAGVRVRGFALERASLEDAFVALTGEGFDVAG from the coding sequence ATGGACGCACCGTCCGCCACGGAGCGCGACCCGGGAGATCCGGGAGATCCGGCGGATGCCGGGGACGCGCCGGGGGCCGTGATCGCCACGCATGGCCTGACCAAGCGCTATCGCGGCGGACAGCTCGCTGTCGACGGTCTCGACCTGACCGTCCCGGCGGGCAGCGTCTTCGGCTTCCTCGGCCCGAACGGCTCGGGCAAGACCACCACCATCCGCATGCTGATGGGGCTGATCACCCCGACCGCGGGCACGGCCCACGTCCTGGGCCGCCCGATGCCCCGGTCGGTGCGCACCGTCCTCCCCGAGGTCGGCGCGCTCATCGAGGGCCCCGCCCTGTACGGCTTCCTCTCCGGCCGGGACAACCTGCTGCGCTACGACTCCGCCGACCCGACCGCCGACCCCCGCACCCGGCGCGCCCGGGTCGCCGCCGCGCTGGAGCGGGTGGGTCTCGCGGCCGCGGCGGGCAAGAAGGCGAGGGCGTACTCCCTCGGCATGAAGCAGCGCCTCGGCCTCGCCGCCGCGCTGCTCCAGCCGCGCAGGCTGCTCGTCCTGGACGAGCCGACCAACGGCCTCGACCCGCAGGGCATGCGCGAGATCCGTACCCTCGTACGCGAGTTGGCCTCCGACGGCACCACCGTCTTCCTCTCCTCGCACCTCCTCGACGAGATCGAGCAGGTGTGCACCGACGTGGCGGTGATGACCCAGGGCCGGCTCGTCGCCCAGGGCCCGGTGGCCGGCCTGGCGGCCGGGGCCCGCGGCCGGCTCGTGGTGACCACCCCCGACCCGGGCGACGCGGCCCGGGTGCTGAAGGAACAGGGCATCGGCGACGTCACCGTGGACGGGGACCGGGTCTTCGGCGAACCGCCCGCGCGGGACCTCGCCGAGGTGAACGCGGCGCTGGTCACGGCCGGCGTCCGGGTCCGGGGCTTCGCGCTCGAAAGGGCCTCGCTGGAGGACGCGTTCGTGGCACTGACCGGGGAGGGCTTCGATGTCGCGGGCTGA
- a CDS encoding response regulator transcription factor, which produces MSPEGRAVGGREIVEDRVRVVIAEDSVLLREGLTRLLTDRGHDVVAGVGDAEALVKTITELDAQGELPDVVVADVRMPPTHTDEGVRAAVKLRKAHPGLGVLVLSQYVEERYATELLAGSSRGVGYLLKDRVAEVREFVDAVVRVARGGTALDPEVVAQLLGRSRKQDVLTGLTPREREVLGLMAEGRTNSAIAGQLVVSDGAVEKHVSNIFLKLGLSPGDGGHRRVLAVLTYLNS; this is translated from the coding sequence ATGTCACCGGAAGGGCGGGCTGTGGGGGGCCGGGAGATCGTGGAGGACAGGGTGCGGGTGGTCATCGCCGAGGACTCGGTGCTGCTCAGAGAGGGCCTGACCCGGTTGCTGACCGACCGCGGTCACGACGTCGTGGCCGGCGTCGGAGACGCGGAGGCGCTGGTCAAGACGATCACGGAGCTGGACGCGCAGGGCGAGCTGCCCGACGTGGTGGTGGCGGACGTACGGATGCCGCCGACCCATACGGACGAGGGCGTGCGGGCCGCCGTGAAGCTCCGCAAGGCACACCCCGGGCTCGGGGTGCTGGTGCTGTCGCAGTACGTGGAGGAGCGCTACGCCACCGAACTCCTGGCCGGTTCCAGCCGGGGCGTGGGCTATCTGCTCAAGGACCGGGTGGCCGAGGTGCGGGAGTTCGTCGACGCGGTGGTGCGGGTGGCCCGGGGCGGTACGGCGCTGGACCCGGAGGTCGTCGCGCAGCTGCTCGGCCGCAGCCGCAAGCAGGACGTGCTGACGGGGCTCACCCCGCGTGAGCGCGAGGTGCTGGGGCTGATGGCGGAGGGCCGGACGAACTCGGCCATCGCCGGGCAGCTGGTGGTCAGCGACGGGGCCGTGGAGAAGCACGTCAGCAACATCTTCCTGAAGCTCGGGCTGTCCCCCGGCGACGGCGGCCATCGGCGTGTTCTGGCCGTGCTGACCTATCTGAACTCGTAA
- the rarD gene encoding EamA family transporter RarD, which translates to MAGSSKGEHRIGLLNGFAAYGMWGLVPLFWPQLKPSAAAEILAHRMVWSLLFVVVALLVVRRWAWAGELLRQPRRLALVVLAAAVITVNWGVYIWAVNAGHVVEASLGYFINPLVTIAMGVLILKERLTRLQWVAVGVGVAAVVVLTVGYGRPPWISLCLALSFAVYGLVKKKVALGGVESLAAETAIQFLPALGYLLWLGTHGGSTFTGHGAGHSALLASTGVVTALPLVCFGAAAIRVPLSTLGLLQYLAPVFQFVLGIIYFHESMPPERWAGFGLVWLALVLLTWNAMRSVRRARVVAAGPRVKTPGAPTKTLDTPEMSGAPGAPEMSATPGTPGTPQASAPVDA; encoded by the coding sequence GTGGCCGGATCGTCCAAGGGTGAACACCGGATAGGTCTGCTGAACGGTTTCGCCGCCTACGGGATGTGGGGGCTGGTCCCCCTGTTCTGGCCCCAGCTGAAACCTTCGGCGGCCGCGGAGATCCTGGCCCACCGGATGGTGTGGTCCCTGCTCTTCGTCGTCGTCGCCCTGCTCGTCGTACGGCGCTGGGCCTGGGCCGGGGAGCTGCTGCGGCAGCCGCGCCGCCTCGCGCTGGTCGTGCTGGCGGCCGCCGTCATCACCGTGAACTGGGGCGTCTACATCTGGGCCGTGAACGCCGGCCATGTGGTCGAGGCCTCCCTCGGGTACTTCATCAACCCGCTGGTGACCATCGCGATGGGCGTGCTGATCCTGAAGGAGCGGCTCACGCGACTGCAGTGGGTGGCGGTCGGGGTCGGCGTCGCCGCCGTGGTCGTGCTGACCGTCGGCTACGGCCGGCCGCCGTGGATCTCCCTCTGCCTCGCCCTCTCCTTCGCCGTCTACGGGCTGGTGAAGAAGAAGGTCGCCCTGGGCGGGGTCGAGTCGCTGGCCGCCGAGACGGCGATCCAGTTCCTGCCCGCGCTCGGCTATCTGCTGTGGCTCGGCACGCACGGCGGGTCCACCTTCACCGGCCACGGCGCCGGACACTCCGCCCTGCTCGCCTCGACCGGCGTCGTCACCGCGCTGCCGCTGGTCTGCTTCGGCGCCGCGGCCATCCGGGTCCCGCTCTCCACGCTGGGGCTGCTGCAGTACCTGGCGCCGGTCTTCCAGTTCGTGCTCGGCATCATCTACTTCCACGAGTCCATGCCGCCGGAGCGCTGGGCGGGCTTCGGCCTGGTGTGGCTGGCACTGGTGCTGCTCACCTGGAACGCGATGCGCTCCGTGCGGCGGGCGCGGGTGGTCGCGGCGGGGCCGCGCGTGAAGACGCCCGGGGCGCCCACGAAGACGCTCGACACGCCTGAGATGTCTGGGGCTCCTGGGGCGCCTGAGATGTCTGCGACGCCTGGGACGCCTGGGACGCCTCAGGCGTCAGCTCCGGTGGACGCCTGA
- a CDS encoding LolA family protein, with protein MAPYESDDARGTAPDEEPRSGRRKAARYAVPVAVVGVAAATIGLVPALADSGDPDLPKISAQQLIEKIAKSDTQQLSGTVKVDTDLGLPDLGGLQEGLLSGAAGDGDHSSAAPKGKLLELLSGTHTLRVAADGPDRQKLSLLERGAEYSLIHNGKDVWGYDSKSNEVYHGTADDAGEDRHAEREALPKDFADDLLKSVDDTTAVTVDGTAHVAGRDAYKLQIKPKQPDTTVGAINIAVDAKTGVPLKYTLTPKSGGAAVFDVGFTQVSFAKPAASTFDFAPPKGAKVTEETEGRKDRGGDMGEHESGSPQHTPRPGDGPGGMFTDGAKGVHVLGKGWDSIAVFDTGAKGGMPSGDQGGDIGGFLGSLGDPVSGDFGKGTVFSTRLVNALITDDGKVYAGAVTKQALVKAADEGK; from the coding sequence ATGGCACCGTACGAATCCGACGACGCGAGGGGCACCGCACCGGACGAGGAGCCGCGTTCCGGACGCCGCAAGGCCGCCCGGTACGCCGTCCCGGTGGCGGTGGTAGGAGTGGCGGCGGCCACGATCGGGCTGGTCCCGGCGCTCGCCGACTCCGGCGACCCCGACCTGCCGAAGATCAGCGCCCAGCAGCTCATAGAGAAGATCGCCAAGTCGGACACGCAGCAGCTGTCCGGCACGGTGAAGGTCGACACCGACCTCGGCCTGCCCGACCTCGGCGGCCTTCAGGAAGGCCTGCTGTCCGGCGCGGCCGGGGACGGCGACCACTCCTCCGCCGCCCCGAAGGGCAAGCTCCTGGAGCTGCTCTCCGGCACCCACACCCTGCGGGTCGCCGCCGACGGCCCGGACCGGCAGAAGCTGTCGCTCCTGGAGCGGGGCGCGGAGTACAGCCTCATCCACAACGGCAAGGACGTGTGGGGCTACGACAGCAAGAGCAACGAGGTCTACCACGGCACCGCCGACGACGCCGGCGAGGACCGGCACGCGGAGCGGGAGGCACTGCCCAAGGACTTCGCCGACGACCTCCTGAAGTCGGTCGACGACACCACCGCCGTGACCGTCGACGGCACCGCGCACGTCGCCGGCCGCGACGCCTACAAGCTGCAGATCAAGCCGAAGCAGCCGGACACCACGGTCGGCGCGATCAACATCGCGGTGGACGCGAAGACGGGCGTGCCGCTGAAGTACACGCTGACCCCGAAGAGCGGCGGCGCCGCCGTGTTCGACGTGGGCTTCACCCAGGTCTCCTTCGCCAAGCCGGCCGCCTCCACCTTCGACTTCGCCCCGCCCAAGGGCGCGAAGGTCACCGAGGAGACCGAGGGGCGGAAGGACAGGGGCGGTGACATGGGCGAGCACGAGTCCGGGTCGCCGCAGCACACCCCGAGGCCCGGCGACGGCCCCGGCGGCATGTTCACCGACGGCGCGAAGGGGGTCCACGTCCTGGGCAAGGGCTGGGACTCCATCGCCGTCTTCGACACCGGCGCCAAGGGCGGCATGCCCTCCGGCGACCAGGGCGGAGACATCGGCGGCTTCCTCGGCTCGCTCGGCGACCCGGTCTCCGGCGACTTCGGCAAGGGCACCGTCTTCTCCACCCGCCTGGTCAACGCCCTGATCACCGACGACGGCAAGGTGTACGCCGGCGCGGTGACCAAGCAGGCGCTGGTGAAGGCGGCGGACGAAGGGAAGTAG